Sequence from the Paenibacillus riograndensis SBR5 genome:
ACCAGTTCATAGATTTGCGAAGTTGTATAGATCCGGTTCGGATTCCGGCAAAAGAAGCTCAGCAGCTCCAATTCCTTGGCCGTACATTCCACACTTTCCCCATTCACGATCAATGAGGCGTCTGCAGGCCTTAGAATAAAACGCCCATAATTATATTCCTTGTTTCCTGCACCTTCCGGATTTCCGCTAGACGAGGCTTGGGTGAGGCTCTGCCTTCTGAACAAGGCTTTGATCCGGGCAATGACCTCAAGCGGATTAAAAGGCTTCGTGATATAATCGTCCCCGCCAATCCCGAGCCCCGTCAATTTATCGAAATCGCTTGCGCACGACGTAATAAAAAATATAGGCGTATCCGTATGCTTGCGGATCTCGCGGCACAGCTCAAAGCCGTTGGCATCCCCCAGCATCACATCCAGCAGGATCAGGTCATAGGTATGATTTTTTATGAAAAATAACGCTTGTTCCCCGGTCGTACAGCTGGAGATGTTGTGGTAGCGCTCCTTCTTCAACGTAATCTCCAGCAAAGTCAAAATTCCCTTCTCATCGTCAACCAGCAAAATTTTCTCGGCATTCGTATGGTCGTTCAGCAACGGTGTTCCTCCCCTGAGTGCATAAGTTCCCTCTAAGTTTAGCATTCATTTTGCAATTTTTCTTGCCTCCTGTTTCCTTTTAACCGTGAGTTTGCTTTGATTTTACTTTCGGGGACTATTCTAACGTTGCGCCGCCAGGGAATGGTTCGGCAATTGGTTGTGACGGAGGAATAGACATGGAATTGCAAATTGAACAGGTATCGAAAAGCTATGGTGCAAAGCATGCCCTCAGCGGCATCACCTTGAAGCTCAAACCAGGGGTGACCGGTCTGCTCGGCCCCAATGGTGCCGGGAAATCCACGCTGATGCGGATGCTCGCGACTATCGAGAAGCCAACGCAAGGAAGGATTGCATGGAATGGTGTGGATATTGCCGGGCAACCGCAGGTTTTGCGGAAGGAACTCGGCTATTTGCCGCAGGACTTCGGTGTGTATCCAAATCTGACTCCGCTTGAATTCCTGGAATATATAGCGGCGATGAAAGGACTGTCCGCCCGGTCTGCGCGGACCCGGATCAATGAGCTGCTGGAAATTTTAAATCTCGCGAATGACCGGAAGCGGCTGCTTGGCGGATTCTCGGGCGGCATGAGACAGCGGGTGGGCATTGCCCAATCCCTGCTTAATGATCCGTCGCTGCTTATTGTCGACGAACCCACAGTCGGGCTGGACCCCGGAGAAAGAATCGGTTTCCGCAATTTATTATCCAGCTTGTCCGGGGACAGGATCATTATTTTATCAACGCATATCGTGACCGATATTGAATCCATCGCCCCCACCATCGCGCTGATGGCGAAGGGCCGGCTGGTCAAGTATGCGGCACCGGAGAACCTGATCCAGAGTGTGGAGCAGAAGGTCTGGAACTGTATCCTGCCTACCGCCTCACTGCCGGAAATGCAGGCTAAATACACGGTCAGCAGCGCTATTCAGCGCAGCGACGGCATCCACACCCGGATCGTTTCCGACCTGCGTCCCAGTGCAAATGCCACTCTGCTGCCCGCTTCACTGGAGGATGCGTACCTGTATACAGTGTCCTCGTTAGGGGTCCAGCCATGATGCGCAGCCTTTCTGCCTACTTTTATTTAATCAAAAGCAATTTGGTCAGTCAGATGCGCAGCTATTCCTTCCTGTTCGTCATAGGGATCAGCGTATTCGCCGGTTATGCCTGCGTGCCGGATGCCGCTGCCGGATATGAAATCTTTTATATCGGCGGGGTTAGAGGCATCTATAACTCGGCGTGGCTGGGGGGACTTGCGGCGATGTTGACCACAATGCTGCTCTGGCTGTTCGGTTTTTTCATGCTCCGAAGCCAAATATCCGGAGATGCACGCCTGAAGCTTGGGCCGTTGATCGCCTCAGCCCCTGTCCGGAAAATCAGGTACATCACCGCCAAGGCAGCGGCAAATTTTGTGGTTCTGCTGGTGATTGGAGCTGTTTTGCTGGTGGCCTTTATGGCCATGCAGCTGCTGCGGGGAGAAAGTTCCCAGCTCCGGTTAACGGATTACATGGCTCCCTTTTTCTTTGTAACTTTTCCATCCCTGTTTCTGCTCGGTTCCTTAACTGTACTGTTTGATGTATTTCCCGGTTTGAAGGGGGTTTTGGGGAATGTGCTGTTTTTCTGCCTGTGGATCGCCGTCGGGGTGGTGTCCATAGCGGCACCAAGCGATTGGTGGGATCTGTTCGGCGTGAGCGGCATCCTGAATACAATGGCCCACAGTGCAGCGGAGCATTATCCTGCCCTCTCCAGCCTTGAGGGGGGCGGAAGCTTTGGATATTATCAGACACAGGGCCAGATCCCCACATTTGTGTGGCAGGGCGCAGCATGGGATTCTTCGCTTGTCCCCGTCCGGCTCGTCTGGATAGCTGTAGGTATAGGAGGGATTATTCTGTCGGCTCTGCTCTTCCGCCGTTTTGAACACCTGGAAGGCTCCGCCAAGGCGCATCCGCTTGCTCCGGGCAGGGAAAAAGCACCTGCTCTGCCGCTTGCAGCCATGGAGCACAGCGGTTCACTACAGCTGTCTCCGGCAGTGAGGGTCAAGGGGGCAAGGTTGCCCGGGCGGGTCAAAGCCGAGCTGAAGCTGATGCTGAAGGGCATGTCCCTCTGGTGGACACTGCCCGCCATAATCCTTATTGCCGCGCCTCTGCTGGTTACAGCAAACTCTGTGAACAGCCTGCTGCCCTTTATCATGATCTGGCCTCTCGCTTTATGGTCGCAGATGGGCACGCGGGATCAGCATTATTTCACCACCGGGTTGACCTTGTCTTGCAGCTCGCCGCTGGCGAAGTGGTGGACGGAATGGCTCTCCGGCGTATTCATCACCTTGCTGTTTTCTGCGGGGGCAATCATCCGCTTCATCGCGGAGGACCAGATGCCGGCCCTGTTGGCATGGGGAACA
This genomic interval carries:
- a CDS encoding response regulator transcription factor; its protein translation is MLNLEGTYALRGGTPLLNDHTNAEKILLVDDEKGILTLLEITLKKERYHNISSCTTGEQALFFIKNHTYDLILLDVMLGDANGFELCREIRKHTDTPIFFITSCASDFDKLTGLGIGGDDYITKPFNPLEVIARIKALFRRQSLTQASSSGNPEGAGNKEYNYGRFILRPADASLIVNGESVECTAKELELLSFFCRNPNRIYTTSQIYELVWGSPGYGYEKTVTIHISKIRKKLDDNPKAPELIINLRGIGYKFVPPVKEA
- a CDS encoding ABC transporter ATP-binding protein, yielding MELQIEQVSKSYGAKHALSGITLKLKPGVTGLLGPNGAGKSTLMRMLATIEKPTQGRIAWNGVDIAGQPQVLRKELGYLPQDFGVYPNLTPLEFLEYIAAMKGLSARSARTRINELLEILNLANDRKRLLGGFSGGMRQRVGIAQSLLNDPSLLIVDEPTVGLDPGERIGFRNLLSSLSGDRIIILSTHIVTDIESIAPTIALMAKGRLVKYAAPENLIQSVEQKVWNCILPTASLPEMQAKYTVSSAIQRSDGIHTRIVSDLRPSANATLLPASLEDAYLYTVSSLGVQP